CAAGCAGGTGTTCCCCCAGTCGCCAGCTGACAATGACGAGCCCGTCCTTCTCGACGAATTTCCCGGCCATCCCGCTGCTACAGTGAACGGCTGCTATGGCGTTGACCGGAATGAACACATCCGGGGCTCCTGTGCGAACAAAGTGGATACCCGAGGTAAGAACCACGGCAACGGCTTGAGATTTCGCTCCCAGACCGTGGACGGCGATACGGTCCAGCCAGTCTCCGGAGGTAGTGCTCACCACATACTGTCCCTCAACCTCGCATAGTTGCGCTCCACCATCGGCAGGAACAGCAGGAAGAGGTCCGACGTCGGACTGGCGGGCAGCACGCCCTCGCCAACCACGCCAGATCATGAAGAATATGAGAACGATCAGCCCAACCGACAGGGCAACGGGCATCAACCAATCCATGATCGCTCCGAGTCCGTCATGGGCCGTCTGGTAGCCAACTCGCCGTTAAGGACCGTAGGATGCCCACGGTAGAACACGGCGTGGACTTTTCCGGGAAGTTTCATCCCACGGAAGGGACTGTTTCTGCCCTTGGTGGCCATACGCGTTGGGTCCACCGGCCACCGTGCTGCGGGGTCCACCAACGTGATATTGGCTGGCTCGCCGACCGCCAGCGGACGCCCCTGCGTAGATACCTGGCCGATTGCCGCCGGAGCGGTGGACGTTACACGGGCAAAATCGTTCCAGCTCATCAATCCAGTGTCGATCATGGCGTGCTGGACGACGGACAGAGCTGTTTCCAGTCCTGTCATTCCCATGGCTGCCTGCGCCCACTCGCATTCCTTATGCTCGCTCGGATGCGGGGCGTGGTCGGTTCCAACAATGTCAATGGTTCCGTCGGCGAGAGCTTCTCGGAGTGCCGTGACGTCCTCACTCGTGCGCAACGGAGGATTGACCTTGTAGACCGGATCGTAGCTGCGGACCAGTTCATCTGTTAACAACAGGTGGTGCGGAGTGACTTCAGCGGTCACTTTCACTCCCCGCTCCTTCGCCCAGCGAATGATCTCAACCGACCCTGCCGTCGATACATGGCACACGTGAAGGCGGGAATCCACATGCTTGGCCAGCAAGACATCGCGGGCGATAATGCTCTCCTCGGCAACTGCCGGCCACCCGCCCAGACCGAGCACGGCGGAGACGTCGCCTTCGTTCATTTGCGCCCCAACTGTGAGCCTCGGGTCCTGTGCGTGCTGGGCGACTACACCGTTAAACGACTTCACGTATTCAAGAGCACGGCGCATCAGCACCGGATCGTGGACACAGATTCCGTCGTCGGAAAAGACACGGACCTGTGCTCGGGAGGACGCCATAGCGCCGAGCTCCGCGAGCCGTTGACCCGCGAGCCCAACCGTTACCGCTCCGACAGGGCGAACATCGACCCATCCAGCCTTACGGCCCAGGCTATGAACCTGTTCAACAACACCAGCCGTATCAGCAACCGGTGTGCTGTTGGCCATTGCGTGCACCGCCGTAAAACCGCCAAGCGCAGCAGCCCGGCTACCTGTCTCTACCGTTTCCGCGTCTTCGCGACCCGGTTCGCGCAGGTGCGTATGGAGATCAACCAGACCCGGAAGTGCCACCAGGCCATCCGCGTCGATAACTACCGCAGCCGCATCAGCCAGACGGTTGCCCAACTCAGCGATAACGCCCCCGCGTACCAACAGATCCGTGGTTTTTCCATCGGGCAGAGTGGCTCCGCGGATAAGGTGAACATTGTCTTCGCGGCTCAAAGCACGGCCTCCTGCTTGTTGACGAGATTACTGCCACGGTCCCCCGACAGCAGATGATAAAGCACAGCCATTCGGACAGCCACGCCGTTCCGGACCTGTGCCAGAACAGTGGACCGAGGGGAGTCAGCGGCCGCCGAAGAAATTTCCAGTCCCCGGTTCATTGGACCCGGGTGCATGATGATGGCATCGCTTCCTGTGGCGGCGTCAAGCCGGGCAAGGCGGGCATCATTGAAACCCCACAGCCGCGAATACTCATTGGTGCTCGGAAAGAACGCTGCTTCCATTCGTTCGCTCTGTACTCTCAACATCATGACCGCATCCGGTTCCATAGCAAGGACTGCATCCAGGTCATAGCTGACTTCACATGGCCATGTGCTAATACCAACCGGCAGGAGCGTCGGTGGTGCCACGAGCGTTACTTTGGCACCGAGCGATGTGAGGAGCCACAGATTGGAACGAACAACCCGTGAGTGGAGGACATCTCCGACAATGGCCACCCGCATACCCGAAAGATCAGTACCAGTTGACGCACGTCCAGCAATTGTGGACCAATGCCGCCGCATGGTGAAAGCGTCGAGTAGCGCCTGCGTGGGGTGCTCGTGCGTACCGTCTCCAGCATTGATCACTGGAGCATCGATCCAGCCCGAGGATGCCAGCCGCTCAGGCGCCCCGGACGCCCAGTGTCGGATGACGACGGCGTCCGCGCCCATCGCTTCGAGAGTCTGCGCCGTATCTTTCAAGGATTCGCCCTTGGAAACCGATGATCCTTTGGCGGCAAAGTTGATCACGTCCGCTGACAAGCGCTTCGCGGCCGCTTCGAAGGAGATACGCGTCCGGGTCGAATCTTCGAAGAACAGGTTCACGACGGTGCGTCCACGCAGCGCAGGAAGTTTCTTGACCTCCCGGTCTGAGACGGCCGCCATCTCTTCAGCGGTATCAAGAAGTTGAACGGCATCATCCCGTAGAAGATCCCGGGTGGATAGCAGATGCCTCATGACCCCGCCTCGATGACCACTTCGTCCACATTATCCGTTTCCTGCAGATGCACGCGAACCTTCTCGCGGGACGACGTGGGCAGGTTCTTTCCAACATGGTCTGCCCGGATAGGGAGCTCGCGGTGCCCGCGGTCCACGAGCACTGCCAGGCGCACCGCTGAAGGCCGTCCTAGGTCCACAATCGCGTCCAGGGCGGCGCGGATAGTGCGACCCGAGTACAGGACGTCATCCACCAGAACTACGACCTTGCCGTCTATCCCGCCCACAGGTTCGAGCGTATGCAAGGGTGCGCGGGTTGGATTGTGCCGGAGATCATCGCGAAACATGGTGACGTCCAGTTGTCCGACGATGTGGGCGGCGTGAACGGTTGGATCGGCTGAAGCGATCTTCACAGCCAAGCGCTGCGCCAGCGGAAATCCTCGGCGTGGAATTCCAAGGAGTACAAGATCTTCACTCCCCTTGTTAGCCTCAAGAATTTCGTGGGCTATACGGGTCAAGGCCCGGTCTATATCTGCTTCAGCAAGAACTGTTCGGCTGCTGACCGGTTTTTCCGGAGATGCGGGCACGGACATACTCTGCTTCCTCCTTCCCCGCCTCACAGGACGGAATTTAAAGGTTGGCTGCAAGCTCAAAATTACCACAGACGTACCCCTTACTCGTGATCTGTGACGGCCAGCATAAGCTGGAACCATGAATCAGCCCGGCCCGCAGGCCAGTCTTCCTTTCGAAGCGTCCAGACCCGTAGCGGGCTCGGGTGATCACCGCATTCAACCCACCCCTGCATGGCAGGGACACCAACCGGTTCGCCAGCTCTGGCAGAACCTTCCCCCATCAAGACACCATGCCCTGAACATCATCTTGATCATTGTTGCGGCTCTGGTCACGTTTGTCGTGGCCCTCTACCTGACGTTGGCCCTAGGTCCAACGGCATTCGTTACCTGTGGACTCCTTGCGCTGATTCCGCTGGGAATCTGTCTGCTCGGTTTGAGATGGGTAGACAGGTGGGAGCCGGAACCCAAGGGAGCAAAATGGTTCGCTTTTCTCTGGGGTGCAGGAGTGTCGATTGCCTTGACCCTTGTGCTTGGTCCGGGCATCAATGCCCTGCTGGTGACCGCATTGT
This region of Arthrobacter roseus genomic DNA includes:
- the pyrR gene encoding bifunctional pyr operon transcriptional regulator/uracil phosphoribosyltransferase PyrR, with protein sequence MSVPASPEKPVSSRTVLAEADIDRALTRIAHEILEANKGSEDLVLLGIPRRGFPLAQRLAVKIASADPTVHAAHIVGQLDVTMFRDDLRHNPTRAPLHTLEPVGGIDGKVVVLVDDVLYSGRTIRAALDAIVDLGRPSAVRLAVLVDRGHRELPIRADHVGKNLPTSSREKVRVHLQETDNVDEVVIEAGS
- a CDS encoding dihydroorotase, encoding MSREDNVHLIRGATLPDGKTTDLLVRGGVIAELGNRLADAAAVVIDADGLVALPGLVDLHTHLREPGREDAETVETGSRAAALGGFTAVHAMANSTPVADTAGVVEQVHSLGRKAGWVDVRPVGAVTVGLAGQRLAELGAMASSRAQVRVFSDDGICVHDPVLMRRALEYVKSFNGVVAQHAQDPRLTVGAQMNEGDVSAVLGLGGWPAVAEESIIARDVLLAKHVDSRLHVCHVSTAGSVEIIRWAKERGVKVTAEVTPHHLLLTDELVRSYDPVYKVNPPLRTSEDVTALREALADGTIDIVGTDHAPHPSEHKECEWAQAAMGMTGLETALSVVQHAMIDTGLMSWNDFARVTSTAPAAIGQVSTQGRPLAVGEPANITLVDPAARWPVDPTRMATKGRNSPFRGMKLPGKVHAVFYRGHPTVLNGELATRRPMTDSERSWIG
- a CDS encoding aspartate carbamoyltransferase catalytic subunit — translated: MRHLLSTRDLLRDDAVQLLDTAEEMAAVSDREVKKLPALRGRTVVNLFFEDSTRTRISFEAAAKRLSADVINFAAKGSSVSKGESLKDTAQTLEAMGADAVVIRHWASGAPERLASSGWIDAPVINAGDGTHEHPTQALLDAFTMRRHWSTIAGRASTGTDLSGMRVAIVGDVLHSRVVRSNLWLLTSLGAKVTLVAPPTLLPVGISTWPCEVSYDLDAVLAMEPDAVMMLRVQSERMEAAFFPSTNEYSRLWGFNDARLARLDAATGSDAIIMHPGPMNRGLEISSAAADSPRSTVLAQVRNGVAVRMAVLYHLLSGDRGSNLVNKQEAVL